The following are encoded together in the bacterium genome:
- the hemC gene encoding hydroxymethylbilane synthase — MKEIVVGSRGSELALRQAHWVVSRIIEAYPDISCRIEVIKTTGDRIIDSPLAAIGDKGLFVKEIELALINGEIDIAVHSAKDLPSDMDERLSIAAYTEREDPRDALVSKSGKLSELPIGASVGTSSARRRAQILHYRPDLNIRDLRGNLDTRLRKLCGPDYDAIILACAGLRRMNLESRISEAIPMNISIPAAGQGALAVQCRAGEHIADILSSLDHPQTRRCVCSERTVIAALEAGCRTPVGVNGRESDDIIALDAMVASVDGSRMIRKSLSGSADDWEDIGRRMADELRDAGAEDLLEEARYGATNDIGAAG; from the coding sequence ATGAAAGAGATAGTTGTCGGGTCAAGAGGGAGCGAACTGGCTCTGAGGCAGGCGCACTGGGTGGTCAGCCGCATTATTGAAGCGTACCCGGATATCTCCTGCCGCATAGAGGTCATAAAGACCACCGGCGATAGGATTATCGACTCTCCTCTGGCAGCAATTGGCGATAAAGGACTGTTTGTCAAAGAGATAGAGCTTGCGCTGATAAATGGCGAGATCGACATTGCTGTCCACAGCGCCAAGGATTTGCCGTCAGATATGGACGAACGCCTCAGCATCGCTGCATACACCGAGCGTGAGGACCCTCGGGACGCTCTGGTTTCTAAATCCGGTAAGTTGAGCGAACTGCCCATAGGTGCATCTGTAGGAACCAGCAGCGCTAGGCGTCGTGCACAAATCCTGCATTACCGTCCAGACCTGAACATACGTGATCTTCGTGGAAACCTCGATACACGCCTCAGGAAGCTCTGCGGGCCCGATTATGATGCGATTATCCTTGCGTGTGCAGGACTTCGGCGCATGAACCTAGAATCCCGAATTAGCGAGGCGATCCCCATGAACATCTCGATCCCGGCGGCAGGGCAGGGCGCATTGGCTGTGCAGTGCCGCGCGGGAGAGCATATTGCGGATATATTGTCGAGCCTGGATCATCCTCAGACTCGCAGGTGTGTGTGTTCCGAAAGAACCGTCATCGCAGCGCTGGAAGCAGGCTGTAGGACGCCTGTCGGGGTAAATGGACGTGAGTCTGACGATATTATAGCGCTGGATGCGATGGTGGCGTCAGTGGATGGATCGCGCATGATACGAAAAAGCCTCAGCGGCAGCGCTGACGATTGGGAAGATATAGGCAGACGAATGGCAGACGAACTGCGAGATGCAGGCGCAGAGGATTTACTTGAGGAAGCAAGGTATGGGGCAACAAATGATATTGGAGCGGCTGGATAG
- the cobA gene encoding uroporphyrinogen-III C-methyltransferase — protein MADKLKKTGKVYLIGAGPGDPELITLRGMELLRRCDVIVTDRLANPALLSHIKHGAQIIYAGKESRDHTLSQYEINATLIEQARQGRMVARLKGGDPFVFGRGGEEAIALAEAGIEFEVVPGISSSVAAAAYAGIPVTHRFLASSFAVITGHESPDKQGSDIKWDKISTGVDTLVFLMGIENLPHIVESLIANGRDPKTPVAVIQWGTCPSQRTVTGTLDDIVQKCESEQISPPAVTVVGEVVKLRDTISWFEKKPLFGKRILVTRAKHQAGELTEKLHELGADVVEIPVIKIIRPPDYDIIDAALERTFDWIIFTSVNGVCRFMMRLNELKKDIRILGSAKLAAIGSETADTLRMFQLMADYVPSEYVAEEFIKQFLEDVKGKSILIPRALKARDTIPDGLRAMGAEVIVAPVYETVTNHDCAEDLRAQLLSKNLDIITFTSSSTVESFIELAGDLELSKDIKIACIGPITAKTARAHGLEPDIIAEDYTIEGLVQALIAK, from the coding sequence ATGGCTGACAAGCTCAAAAAAACAGGAAAAGTGTATCTGATCGGAGCGGGCCCGGGCGATCCGGAGTTGATTACGCTCCGGGGAATGGAACTGCTCCGGCGATGCGATGTAATAGTCACGGATAGGCTTGCAAACCCCGCACTTCTTAGCCATATCAAACATGGTGCACAGATCATATATGCAGGCAAAGAGTCGCGCGACCACACACTCAGCCAGTATGAGATAAATGCCACACTTATCGAGCAGGCGAGGCAGGGGAGAATGGTAGCCAGGCTCAAGGGAGGCGATCCATTCGTCTTCGGCAGGGGCGGAGAAGAAGCGATTGCTCTCGCCGAGGCCGGGATAGAGTTCGAGGTCGTGCCCGGCATCAGTTCATCCGTCGCCGCTGCAGCATATGCGGGGATTCCAGTCACTCACAGGTTCCTCGCGTCATCATTTGCAGTTATCACAGGCCATGAATCCCCAGATAAGCAAGGCTCGGATATCAAGTGGGACAAGATATCGACCGGAGTAGACACCCTCGTTTTTCTTATGGGGATAGAGAACCTGCCGCATATTGTCGAAAGTCTCATAGCCAATGGCCGCGACCCAAAGACTCCCGTTGCAGTAATCCAATGGGGGACATGTCCGTCTCAAAGGACTGTCACCGGCACGCTCGACGATATCGTTCAAAAGTGTGAGAGCGAGCAGATAAGCCCTCCTGCCGTGACGGTCGTGGGGGAGGTTGTAAAACTGCGCGATACAATCTCATGGTTTGAAAAGAAACCTCTTTTCGGCAAGCGCATTCTCGTGACCAGGGCGAAGCATCAGGCTGGTGAGCTAACTGAAAAACTGCATGAACTGGGCGCGGATGTGGTCGAAATCCCGGTCATCAAGATTATTCGTCCGCCCGATTATGACATTATAGACGCTGCACTTGAAAGAACATTTGACTGGATAATATTCACGAGTGTAAACGGCGTATGCCGGTTCATGATGCGTCTTAACGAACTGAAAAAGGACATACGGATTCTCGGCAGCGCAAAACTGGCAGCGATAGGTTCCGAAACTGCTGACACTCTCAGGATGTTTCAACTCATGGCCGACTATGTGCCCTCGGAGTATGTGGCCGAGGAATTCATAAAGCAGTTTCTCGAAGATGTGAAAGGCAAGTCTATTCTCATCCCCAGAGCCTTGAAAGCGCGTGACACAATTCCAGATGGTTTGAGAGCCATGGGGGCTGAAGTTATTGTTGCGCCGGTATATGAGACTGTCACAAATCACGATTGCGCGGAAGACCTGCGTGCACAACTATTATCCAAAAACTTAGACATAATTACATTCACCAGTTCTTCGACTGTAGAGAGTTTTATAGAGCTTGCGGGTGATCTTGAACTGTCCAAAGACATCAAAATCGCATGCATCGGTCCGATAACCGCCAAAACTGCCAGAGCGCATGGTCTGGAACCCGATATTATCGCTGAGGACTATACTATCGAAGGACTGGTGCAAGCCCTGATTGCGAAATAG
- a CDS encoding amidohydrolase, whose product MQCNQPQYFGKVIDFHVHVYPDNVAQRAIDNVYTANNLIPAYDGTTSGLINMMDNDGVRLAVIAPIATKASQVESINDWAISHTDKHIISFGGIHPDCDDLDDQVEKIISAGLPGIKIHSNWQDTYVDDPKMLPIYEAAQGRLIVTLHAGDEATYFEVQRAMPDRILHILQLFPKLTVNAAHLGGFQMWDMAEEYLIGKNVYFDVSACFGHGISNEQALRIIRNHGAEHILFGTDSPLDRPSVIFGHLMELGLTDNEMELILWKNAERLLGLDK is encoded by the coding sequence ATGCAATGCAATCAACCACAATATTTCGGCAAAGTTATCGACTTCCACGTGCACGTATACCCCGACAACGTCGCCCAACGCGCCATAGACAATGTCTACACTGCCAATAATCTTATCCCGGCATATGATGGAACGACCTCGGGTTTGATTAATATGATGGATAATGATGGAGTGAGGCTTGCAGTCATTGCTCCGATAGCCACAAAGGCAAGTCAAGTCGAGAGCATAAACGATTGGGCAATATCTCACACCGACAAACACATAATTTCATTCGGCGGCATCCACCCGGACTGCGATGATCTGGACGATCAGGTCGAAAAAATCATATCAGCGGGTCTGCCGGGGATTAAGATCCACTCGAACTGGCAGGACACATACGTAGATGACCCCAAGATGCTTCCTATTTATGAGGCCGCGCAGGGACGGCTGATCGTGACGCTTCATGCGGGCGATGAGGCAACCTACTTTGAAGTGCAGAGAGCAATGCCGGACAGAATACTCCACATTCTCCAACTCTTCCCGAAATTGACTGTCAATGCAGCCCATCTGGGTGGATTTCAGATGTGGGACATGGCTGAAGAATATCTTATCGGCAAAAACGTTTATTTTGACGTATCGGCATGCTTTGGCCATGGCATATCGAATGAGCAGGCTCTCAGGATTATAAGAAACCACGGAGCTGAACATATTCTCTTCGGCACCGATTCGCCTCTTGACAGGCCGTCTGTCATATTCGGCCACCTAATGGAACTTGGTCTGACCGATAATGAGATGGAGCTTATATTGTGGAAGAACGCCGAGAGGCTGCTTGGATTAGACAAATAG
- a CDS encoding DtxR family transcriptional regulator has product MADKHVSLSRSMEDYLEAIYNLKIKNQVARIKDIAHLMEVKMPSATEAIRSLVTKGFVKHEPYENVELTDQGLDIARDIASRHSAVKDFLVGVLGLNDNDAEKEACGIEHAIRPDTLTRFLKLAEFVRACDDNHSLRLAHFQHYMKHGTYPDDCDFFHTMGSRHGHRHWHTRHSGAATLSDLEPGSKGRIVFVHGHGPIRRRLMEMGVTSGADFEVIRMAPMGDPIEIRIRGYNLSLRKCEAEHIEVEL; this is encoded by the coding sequence ATGGCAGATAAGCATGTTTCGCTCTCGCGCTCTATGGAAGACTACCTCGAAGCCATCTACAACCTCAAGATCAAAAATCAGGTGGCGCGCATCAAGGACATCGCCCACCTGATGGAAGTCAAAATGCCCTCCGCCACTGAAGCCATCCGTTCTCTCGTAACAAAGGGTTTCGTGAAGCACGAGCCTTATGAAAATGTCGAGCTTACCGATCAAGGTTTGGACATTGCCAGAGACATAGCCAGCCGTCACAGCGCGGTGAAAGATTTTCTGGTAGGCGTGCTCGGCCTGAATGACAATGATGCCGAAAAAGAAGCCTGTGGGATCGAACATGCAATACGGCCGGATACTTTGACAAGGTTCCTCAAACTTGCTGAGTTTGTGCGCGCCTGCGATGATAATCACTCACTCAGGCTGGCACATTTTCAGCATTATATGAAGCACGGCACATATCCTGACGACTGTGACTTCTTCCACACCATGGGCAGTAGGCACGGACATCGTCATTGGCACACACGGCATTCGGGTGCAGCGACTCTCAGCGATCTTGAACCGGGCTCAAAAGGACGAATTGTATTTGTCCATGGTCATGGACCCATCAGAAGACGGCTTATGGAGATGGGGGTCACATCCGGTGCGGACTTTGAGGTGATCCGTATGGCTCCTATGGGCGACCCGATAGAGATCAGAATACGGGGCTACAATTTGAGCCTGCGCAAGTGTGAAGCAGAACATATCGAAGTCGAGTTATAA
- the dnaN gene encoding DNA polymerase III subunit beta, with product MFEGVQTAGRAVSPRTSLPILGHLLITAEEDKIRIAATDLEIGMECVVEAKIEEPGQMAVPSKTLTEILAALPDTDVTLSVDDTNTISLQCGTSDYSILGLPAEEFPMLPEIHEDVSLSVEHDVLRDAIKRTSFAISPDESRAILTGILLQVTDDGAKLVSTDGHRLCLQECTVAQSQGSVNAIIPGRAMNELSRIVPEGEGTIEVKIAASQVLFKIGETSLISRLIEGQFPNYDKVIPQEHNKKLTVPTDQLLQSVKRVEIVARENSHKTVLSIEDGTLTVTAESGNIGRAHEEVEVIKEGDDTKMAFNARYLLDVLNVIDTEAIDVELSGESSPAVIRPQGQFDYTYVLMPMQID from the coding sequence ATATTCGAGGGTGTTCAGACTGCCGGAAGAGCTGTCAGTCCGCGCACGTCACTTCCGATTCTAGGGCACTTGCTGATCACGGCTGAGGAGGATAAGATCAGGATCGCCGCAACAGACCTTGAGATAGGCATGGAGTGCGTTGTAGAGGCGAAGATCGAGGAACCGGGTCAGATGGCTGTCCCGTCGAAGACTCTGACCGAAATCCTTGCGGCTCTGCCGGATACTGATGTGACACTCTCTGTGGATGATACAAACACTATCAGCCTGCAATGCGGCACATCAGACTATTCGATTCTGGGTTTGCCAGCGGAAGAGTTCCCGATGCTGCCGGAGATACATGAAGACGTCAGCCTGTCTGTCGAACACGATGTCCTGCGTGACGCGATCAAGAGGACGTCATTCGCCATCAGTCCTGACGAGTCCCGCGCGATCCTTACCGGAATCCTGCTGCAGGTCACCGATGACGGAGCGAAGCTGGTATCTACTGACGGTCACAGGCTCTGTCTGCAGGAGTGCACTGTCGCTCAGAGCCAGGGCAGCGTGAACGCGATAATCCCAGGTCGCGCAATGAACGAACTTTCACGCATTGTGCCGGAGGGCGAGGGGACGATTGAGGTCAAGATCGCGGCAAGTCAGGTTCTGTTCAAGATAGGTGAGACCAGCCTTATCTCAAGACTCATCGAAGGTCAGTTCCCAAATTATGATAAGGTAATTCCCCAGGAGCACAATAAGAAACTCACGGTTCCAACGGATCAGTTATTGCAGAGCGTAAAGCGTGTTGAGATTGTTGCTCGCGAAAATTCGCATAAGACTGTTTTGAGTATAGAGGACGGCACTCTGACGGTCACAGCCGAAAGCGGAAATATCGGCAGAGCACATGAAGAAGTCGAGGTCATCAAAGAGGGTGACGACACCAAAATGGCCTTTAACGCCCGCTATCTGCTGGATGTGTTGAACGTGATCGACACTGAGGCGATTGATGTGGAGCTTTCGGGAGAGTCCAGCCCGGCAGTCATCAGGCCGCAGGGACAATTCGATTATACATATGTTCTTATGCCGATGCAGATAGACTAG
- a CDS encoding DUF1835 domain-containing protein → MTTSLPARPSLENLKKQAKTLLKSHNSGDVGVCAVLRRLNCFTNLSDQEILSSKLTLAQAQYALAMDYGFASWNALKEAVIVKHDQSRFLHLQCGDVSAESLRRSGVPGVVRVWYDAFCEGAVPDVPVDDSWFKLRSDTFIDWFDNPENAAASFRNMYNQLNEYTDYEEVILWFDACLYDQTILIHHLDWFSHRDMGDTKLSLICIGEYPGMPKFKGLGELKPDQMASLLDTRHEVTKHELDLGAQAWKAYRSDDPTAIEDFLSQDTSALPYIASALKRHLQRFPSVRNGLGREQQEALEVITQGYHKFGDIFWHVSDMEDPPYFGDIMLFNRLEPLAHGSSPLIKIEGLENIQNRNKAWPVDKLSMYLTDTGRDVLDGKSDWIEINGIDQWFGGVHLLGAKSVWRWDEANEKLVNRPA, encoded by the coding sequence ATGACCACATCATTACCCGCAAGGCCAAGCCTTGAGAACCTCAAGAAGCAGGCAAAAACACTCCTCAAATCGCATAATTCAGGCGACGTGGGAGTATGTGCTGTCCTGCGGCGTCTGAACTGCTTCACCAATCTTTCCGACCAGGAGATACTCAGCTCAAAGTTGACTCTGGCGCAGGCGCAGTATGCTCTTGCCATGGATTACGGGTTTGCCAGTTGGAATGCTTTGAAGGAAGCCGTAATAGTCAAGCACGATCAAAGTCGGTTTTTGCATCTGCAGTGCGGCGATGTGTCCGCAGAGAGCCTGAGAAGAAGCGGTGTGCCGGGCGTTGTGAGAGTCTGGTATGACGCATTCTGTGAGGGAGCAGTGCCGGATGTCCCGGTTGATGACTCATGGTTCAAACTGCGCTCGGACACATTTATAGACTGGTTCGATAACCCAGAAAATGCCGCTGCGAGCTTCCGCAACATGTATAACCAGCTTAATGAATATACGGACTATGAAGAGGTTATATTATGGTTCGACGCATGTCTCTATGATCAGACTATACTAATTCATCACCTGGACTGGTTTTCGCATCGCGATATGGGAGATACGAAGCTGAGCCTGATCTGTATTGGCGAGTATCCGGGCATGCCGAAATTCAAGGGGTTGGGGGAACTAAAGCCGGACCAAATGGCTTCACTGCTGGATACCCGACATGAAGTGACCAAGCATGAGCTTGACCTGGGCGCGCAGGCATGGAAGGCGTATCGCTCAGATGACCCGACAGCAATAGAAGATTTCCTGTCGCAGGATACATCTGCGTTGCCATATATTGCGTCTGCGCTAAAGCGCCACTTGCAAAGGTTTCCATCGGTGAGAAACGGGCTCGGCCGTGAGCAGCAGGAAGCGCTTGAGGTAATAACTCAGGGTTATCATAAATTCGGTGATATATTTTGGCATGTATCCGATATGGAAGACCCGCCGTATTTTGGAGACATAATGCTGTTCAACAGACTGGAACCTCTGGCACATGGTTCCAGCCCTCTTATAAAAATTGAAGGGCTTGAGAATATACAAAACCGTAATAAAGCGTGGCCTGTCGACAAGTTGAGTATGTATCTCACGGATACGGGCCGCGATGTGCTCGATGGGAAATCAGACTGGATTGAAATCAACGGCATTGACCAGTGGTTCGGAGGCGTCCATCTGCTGGGAGCGAAATCGGTATGGCGATGGGATGAGGCGAATGAAAAGCTCGTTAATCGGCCCGCTTAG
- a CDS encoding FeoB-associated Cys-rich membrane protein, translated as MSVILQWIIVGILVVLASVYLARRFAKSSRGDCTGCSGCKTASNPDCSNCPLADPDKLSSNISNTK; from the coding sequence ATGAGCGTTATCTTGCAGTGGATTATTGTAGGCATATTGGTCGTGCTGGCGTCAGTGTACCTTGCCCGGCGATTTGCGAAGTCGAGCAGAGGTGATTGCACGGGATGCAGCGGATGCAAGACCGCGAGCAACCCTGACTGCTCGAATTGCCCATTGGCTGATCCGGACAAATTGTCATCAAACATCTCGAATACAAAATAA
- the nadB gene encoding L-aspartate oxidase, whose translation MIIDVDVLVLGTGIAGLSFALKAAELGHVALVTKKSDTESNTNYAQGGIAAVMDPNDTYEAHVRDTHVAGAFICHEDAVDILVHEGPDRIRELVEFGVRFTHSSDSPEPTRLDLGREGGHSTRRIVHAADLTGREIERALVSQVKANYDIRVFEHDHAIDLITERVGDKIICRGAHVLDSETGDVMSIRAKETMLATGGLSRIYLHTTNPDIATGDGVAMAYRAGAVIANLEFIQFHPTTLYVENPEPGARSFLISEAVRGEGGILRLTNGETFMEHYHDMGCLAPRDVVARAIDSELKKSGDECVYLDVTHLDPEMVKHHFPYIYENCLKAGVDITRDWIPVVPAAHYSCGGVVVDTNGCSSIENLYACGEVSCTGVHGANRLASNSLLEAIVFARRASIDVERKIGSIDYADVNEFPVTRHDKRVDAELIEGLIARLQKVMWKYVGIVRTNERLAAALADVHDIQRQADDLYADGRLTARLLEVRNMALTAELIILSAQWRKESRGLHYNLDYPNLDDVNFKRDTILVKNGRNLPEMVPVNG comes from the coding sequence TTGATTATTGATGTGGATGTATTGGTATTGGGCACCGGCATTGCGGGTCTGAGCTTTGCGCTGAAGGCGGCGGAGCTGGGGCATGTTGCGCTGGTGACGAAAAAGAGCGACACTGAGTCGAACACGAACTATGCCCAGGGTGGGATAGCCGCCGTAATGGACCCTAACGATACATACGAGGCACACGTGAGGGATACTCATGTCGCAGGAGCGTTCATATGCCACGAAGATGCGGTCGATATACTCGTTCATGAGGGACCGGACAGGATCAGAGAGCTTGTGGAGTTTGGTGTGCGGTTTACTCACAGTTCAGACTCACCAGAGCCTACCCGCCTTGATCTTGGCCGTGAAGGAGGCCACTCCACCAGGCGCATAGTTCATGCTGCGGACCTTACAGGCCGCGAAATCGAACGGGCGCTGGTCTCTCAAGTAAAGGCCAATTATGATATTCGAGTCTTCGAGCATGACCATGCGATCGATCTTATAACTGAGCGTGTTGGAGACAAGATCATCTGCCGTGGAGCGCATGTGCTCGACTCGGAAACGGGCGATGTGATGAGCATCCGGGCGAAGGAGACCATGCTTGCGACAGGCGGACTTAGCCGCATATATTTGCACACTACAAACCCTGATATTGCTACTGGTGACGGCGTCGCGATGGCATACCGCGCGGGAGCCGTGATTGCGAACCTGGAGTTTATACAATTCCACCCGACCACGCTTTATGTCGAGAACCCCGAACCGGGCGCACGCTCGTTTTTGATATCCGAGGCCGTACGGGGTGAAGGCGGGATACTGCGTCTTACAAATGGCGAGACATTCATGGAGCACTATCATGATATGGGATGTCTGGCTCCAAGAGATGTGGTTGCCCGAGCAATAGACTCGGAACTTAAAAAGAGCGGTGATGAATGCGTATATCTGGATGTCACTCATCTGGACCCTGAGATGGTAAAGCATCACTTCCCATATATTTATGAGAACTGCCTCAAGGCCGGTGTCGATATCACCCGTGACTGGATACCGGTTGTGCCGGCTGCGCATTACTCATGCGGCGGAGTGGTGGTAGACACCAACGGCTGCAGCTCGATCGAAAACCTTTATGCATGCGGCGAAGTGTCGTGTACTGGCGTGCATGGCGCAAACAGGCTTGCCAGCAACTCGCTGTTGGAGGCAATCGTGTTTGCCAGAAGGGCAAGCATCGACGTCGAGCGAAAGATAGGCTCGATAGATTATGCCGACGTGAATGAATTTCCGGTAACCAGGCATGATAAGCGTGTGGACGCGGAATTGATTGAGGGTTTAATTGCGCGGCTGCAAAAGGTGATGTGGAAATATGTCGGCATAGTCAGGACAAATGAGCGACTTGCTGCCGCATTGGCCGATGTTCACGATATCCAGCGCCAGGCTGATGATTTATATGCTGATGGCAGGCTCACTGCAAGGTTGCTGGAGGTTCGCAATATGGCCTTGACTGCCGAGCTGATTATTCTGTCTGCGCAGTGGAGAAAAGAGAGCAGGGGGCTGCATTACAACCTGGATTACCCCAACCTCGACGATGTCAACTTCAAGCGCGATACGATACTCGTCAAGAACGGGAGAAACTTGCCCGAGATGGTTCCTGTAAATGGCTGA
- the feoB gene encoding ferrous iron transport protein B: MKTEVDKKEIVIALAGNPNSGKTTVFNELTGAHQHVGNWPGVTVERKEGVIHRNGHALRIVDLPGTYSLAARSQEEVVARDFLLENHVDVIVNVVDAGNLERNLYLTTQLLELGIPMVVALNMIDMAERHGHKIHLKKFSELLGAAVVPTVAHKGEGMDAVIEQAISQAKCNVCEPPRSARHTPEVELEIGKLKDRLALMPDSSVPIRWVLIKALEGDQSAKLHLAKCSAMGDDAITEVDNTRRHLEAHFGDDLEAIITDGRYGFISGLLREAVTHTDVHDVTLTDKIDNIVLNRILGIPIFLVLMWLTFKLTFDIGGIFATYIDHGVTELSIWVSGVLPHGPLSSLLVHGVIAGVGGVIVFVPNIVVIFVIISLLENSGYMARAAFLMDRSMHVLGLHGKSFIPMLMGFGCNVPAVMATRTLETYEDRVLTILISPLMSCTARLPIYILFTGAFFSQNGAWVIFSIYALGVILAVVSGKIFRKTLFPKSISPFVMELPPYRLPTLKGTIIHVWERTSLFINKAGTVVLAASVIIWLMGSLPWGVEFGSSNSFVGHLGRILEPLVHPLGLDWKAAVALLMGLGAKEVVVGTLGVLYGFKHGIGGEKGLQQAISQAFTPVTAYTFMVLSLIYIPCIATIATIKRETNSWKWTLFSIAYSLSLAYVMGFAVYKIGLMMGFK, from the coding sequence TTGAAAACTGAAGTGGATAAAAAAGAAATTGTAATTGCGCTTGCCGGGAATCCAAATTCGGGCAAGACGACTGTCTTTAATGAACTGACCGGCGCGCATCAGCACGTTGGGAACTGGCCGGGTGTCACAGTCGAACGCAAAGAGGGAGTCATCCACAGAAATGGCCACGCGCTCAGGATTGTCGACTTGCCAGGCACATATAGCCTGGCTGCGAGGTCACAGGAAGAAGTAGTGGCGCGAGACTTCCTTCTGGAAAACCATGTCGATGTGATAGTCAATGTTGTAGACGCGGGAAACCTCGAACGCAACCTCTACCTCACCACGCAGCTCCTCGAACTTGGGATACCCATGGTTGTCGCCCTGAACATGATAGATATGGCCGAGCGCCACGGTCACAAAATCCATTTGAAGAAATTTTCAGAACTCCTGGGCGCAGCGGTTGTCCCGACTGTCGCGCATAAAGGCGAGGGAATGGATGCCGTCATCGAGCAGGCTATCAGCCAGGCCAAGTGTAATGTCTGTGAGCCACCCAGAAGTGCACGACATACCCCGGAAGTTGAACTCGAGATCGGCAAGCTGAAGGACAGACTTGCGCTCATGCCGGACAGCTCTGTCCCGATCAGATGGGTTCTCATTAAAGCGCTTGAGGGTGATCAAAGCGCCAAACTGCATCTTGCGAAGTGTTCTGCAATGGGTGATGATGCAATTACTGAGGTGGACAACACCCGCCGCCACCTTGAAGCTCACTTTGGTGACGACCTGGAAGCCATCATAACCGACGGCAGATACGGCTTCATCAGCGGCCTGCTGCGCGAGGCTGTGACACATACCGATGTACACGATGTCACTCTGACAGACAAGATCGACAATATCGTGCTCAACCGCATCCTGGGCATTCCGATTTTCCTGGTCCTGATGTGGCTGACATTCAAGCTGACATTCGATATAGGCGGCATATTCGCAACATATATCGACCACGGCGTCACAGAGCTGAGCATATGGGTGTCTGGTGTCCTGCCGCATGGACCGCTTTCTTCGCTGCTGGTGCATGGTGTGATCGCCGGAGTCGGCGGTGTGATCGTGTTCGTGCCCAATATCGTAGTCATTTTCGTAATCATATCCCTACTTGAGAACTCGGGCTATATGGCGCGCGCTGCATTTTTGATGGATCGCTCGATGCATGTGCTCGGACTGCACGGCAAGTCTTTCATACCTATGCTGATGGGATTCGGTTGCAACGTGCCCGCTGTTATGGCAACCCGCACGCTGGAGACCTATGAAGACCGTGTCCTGACGATCCTCATCAGCCCGCTTATGTCCTGCACCGCCAGGCTGCCAATATACATACTCTTCACAGGCGCATTCTTTTCGCAAAACGGAGCATGGGTAATCTTCTCGATATACGCGCTGGGTGTGATCCTGGCTGTGGTCTCAGGCAAAATTTTTAGAAAGACACTCTTTCCAAAGTCGATCTCGCCGTTTGTAATGGAACTGCCGCCATACAGGCTTCCCACATTAAAGGGCACCATAATCCACGTCTGGGAACGCACCTCTCTATTCATAAACAAGGCCGGGACTGTCGTGCTTGCCGCTTCGGTCATCATCTGGCTGATGGGGTCACTGCCATGGGGCGTAGAGTTCGGCAGCTCAAATAGTTTTGTCGGACATTTGGGCAGGATACTGGAACCCCTGGTCCATCCGTTGGGGCTGGACTGGAAAGCAGCAGTAGCACTTTTGATGGGACTGGGAGCGAAAGAGGTCGTGGTAGGCACTCTCGGTGTGCTATACGGCTTCAAACACGGAATCGGCGGCGAGAAGGGTCTTCAGCAAGCAATCAGTCAGGCATTTACACCGGTCACGGCATATACGTTTATGGTGTTGAGTCTTATCTATATACCCTGCATCGCCACCATCGCGACAATCAAGCGCGAGACAAACTCCTGGAAGTGGACTCTCTTCTCCATCGCTTATTCACTTTCTCTGGCATATGTCATGGGCTTTGCGGTATATAAAATCGGACTTATGATGGGGTTCAAATGA